A stretch of Microbulbifer bruguierae DNA encodes these proteins:
- a CDS encoding energy transducer TonB family protein, translated as MEVRTSWLKNTGYVLYPWEARERGIEGFVVVSFTIAENGEIIEGSIAESSGSKLLDNSALEAISTFEVDIAALGDVEFPHTKKMRFKFRMAI; from the coding sequence ATGGAAGTTCGCACCAGCTGGCTGAAAAATACCGGATACGTGCTGTATCCGTGGGAAGCCCGTGAAAGAGGGATTGAGGGCTTTGTGGTGGTATCTTTTACCATCGCGGAAAATGGCGAAATTATTGAGGGAAGTATTGCGGAAAGTAGCGGGTCTAAACTATTGGATAATTCAGCACTGGAGGCCATTTCGACATTTGAGGTGGATATTGCCGCGCTGGGGGATGTTGAATTTCCACATACCAAAAAAATGCGATTTAAGTTCAGGATGGCAATTTAG
- a CDS encoding spermine/spermidine synthase domain-containing protein, with the protein MKPWIELGTAHIPNDGGVLTLRQRDQEFSISLSGPRGELMNSRRFHSEQQLSVLGCAHLTNRKNARVLVGGMGMGYTLAAALDALPSDAEVIVADLIPEVVEWNRGPLGTCAGRPLDDSRAVVHIGDVGELLVKGDGNYDAILLDVDNGPEGLTHSDNNWLYSVEGTSSIYNSLAPTGVLAVWSAGPDTMYVGRLKKAGFQVEVKTVRERPGKGARHTIFLAKKHSTRAR; encoded by the coding sequence ATGAAACCCTGGATCGAACTCGGAACCGCCCATATCCCCAATGACGGCGGCGTACTCACGTTGCGCCAGCGAGACCAGGAATTCTCCATCAGTTTGTCCGGCCCCCGCGGCGAACTGATGAACAGCCGCAGATTCCACAGCGAACAACAGCTGTCGGTGCTTGGTTGCGCCCACCTGACGAACCGCAAGAACGCACGGGTGCTTGTGGGTGGGATGGGCATGGGCTACACCCTGGCGGCCGCCCTCGACGCGCTGCCTTCCGATGCCGAGGTTATCGTTGCTGACCTGATTCCCGAGGTGGTGGAGTGGAACCGCGGGCCTCTGGGCACCTGCGCCGGTCGTCCGCTGGATGACAGTCGCGCAGTTGTTCATATCGGTGATGTCGGCGAACTGCTGGTAAAGGGCGACGGAAACTACGATGCCATTTTGCTGGATGTGGACAACGGCCCCGAGGGGCTTACCCACAGTGACAACAACTGGCTGTACTCGGTCGAGGGCACCAGCAGTATCTACAACAGCCTTGCGCCAACTGGAGTGTTGGCTGTGTGGTCAGCGGGGCCGGACACCATGTATGTGGGCCGGCTGAAAAAGGCAGGGTTTCAGGTGGAGGTCAAGACCGTCCGCGAGCGCCCCGGCAAAGGTGCACGACATACCATATTCCTGGCGAAGAAACATTCCACCCGAGCTCGCTAG
- a CDS encoding type II toxin-antitoxin system HipA family toxin — MVMEAINVDYCDQSGRCQTAGAVSFDTETGVGAFEYHPAFIDRGIELSPLKMPLARRIYSFPGLSFDTFRGLPGLIADSLPDDFGNAVLNAWMAAQGKHPDDISPLQRLQYTGKRGMGALEYAPATRIRNLNATQDIAIDELVAIAQEVLDSRAGFRVQLDNDKAGNNRDAHPQEMLALLSVGMSAGGARPKAVLAFNRDFTQVRSGQTDVPDGFTHYLMKFDGVSEHSRNQQTFGDPMGFGAMEYVYYLMATACGIDMMPCHLLHEGNRRHFITQRFDRVGNHKVHIQTLNGIAHVDYKAPGSYSYAELFGVARQLKLTAIEAEQLLLRMVFNIVARNHDDHSKNFAFLLNEKTWQLAPAYDLAYSYKPGSKWVNSHWMSLNGKRDQFTRNDIYSLEKLSPLFGRKKIDGIVDTVVEQVSQWRRLALEYEVPKTLVDEIDSNLRLGI; from the coding sequence ATGGTGATGGAAGCCATCAACGTCGACTATTGCGACCAGAGCGGAAGGTGCCAGACCGCAGGCGCAGTCAGCTTCGATACCGAGACCGGGGTCGGCGCCTTCGAATACCACCCCGCCTTTATCGACCGCGGCATCGAACTCTCCCCCCTTAAAATGCCGCTGGCGCGGCGGATCTACAGCTTCCCGGGGCTCAGCTTTGACACCTTCCGCGGACTCCCCGGGCTGATCGCCGACTCCCTTCCCGACGACTTCGGCAACGCAGTACTGAACGCCTGGATGGCCGCCCAGGGCAAACACCCCGACGACATCAGCCCCCTGCAGCGACTGCAGTACACCGGCAAGCGCGGCATGGGCGCGCTCGAATACGCCCCCGCCACCCGTATCAGGAACCTCAACGCCACCCAGGACATCGCCATCGACGAACTGGTGGCCATCGCCCAGGAAGTACTCGACAGCCGCGCGGGCTTCCGTGTGCAGCTCGACAACGATAAGGCGGGAAACAACCGCGACGCCCATCCACAGGAAATGCTTGCGCTGCTCTCCGTCGGCATGAGCGCCGGCGGCGCCCGCCCCAAGGCAGTACTCGCCTTCAACCGGGATTTCACCCAGGTGCGCTCCGGGCAGACCGACGTGCCGGACGGCTTCACCCACTACCTGATGAAATTCGACGGCGTCAGCGAACACAGCCGCAACCAGCAGACCTTCGGCGACCCCATGGGCTTCGGTGCAATGGAATACGTCTACTACCTGATGGCCACCGCCTGCGGCATCGATATGATGCCCTGCCACCTGTTACACGAAGGTAACCGCCGGCACTTCATCACCCAGCGCTTCGACCGGGTCGGCAACCACAAGGTCCACATCCAGACCCTCAACGGCATTGCCCATGTGGACTACAAGGCTCCCGGTTCCTATTCCTACGCCGAACTGTTCGGCGTCGCCCGCCAGCTGAAACTCACCGCGATAGAAGCCGAACAACTGCTATTGCGCATGGTGTTCAATATCGTCGCCCGCAACCACGACGACCACTCGAAAAACTTCGCCTTCCTGCTCAACGAGAAAACCTGGCAATTGGCCCCCGCCTATGACCTCGCCTACAGCTACAAACCGGGGAGCAAATGGGTCAACAGCCACTGGATGAGCCTCAACGGCAAACGCGACCAGTTCACCCGCAACGATATCTACAGCCTGGAGAAGCTCAGCCCGCTGTTTGGCAGAAAGAAGATCGACGGTATTGTGGACACGGTGGTGGAGCAGGTATCGCAGTGGCGGCGACTGGCGCTTGAATACGAAGTGCCGAAAACGCTGGTTGATGAAATCGATTCGAATTTGCGGCTGGGGATATAA
- a CDS encoding GFA family protein → MQKLTGRCLCEGIEYEISGEIGPIYNCHCSRCRRWHGAPYRTRSTIKKSQFKWVKGEELLSKFYSSPTTAKTFCSVCGSSLISLYDEEPDKIGFPLGGLDQAPNNKIEGHFFVGSKSPWHEIVDDLPQYEEFPGARSTVRATE, encoded by the coding sequence ATGCAGAAATTGACCGGGCGGTGTCTTTGCGAGGGCATCGAGTATGAAATTTCGGGAGAGATCGGCCCCATATACAACTGCCACTGCTCCCGATGCAGACGATGGCACGGTGCGCCGTACAGAACACGCTCAACCATCAAGAAAAGCCAATTCAAATGGGTAAAAGGAGAGGAGCTGCTTTCGAAGTTCTACTCATCGCCAACCACCGCGAAAACATTCTGTTCCGTTTGCGGCTCCAGCCTGATCAGCCTCTATGATGAGGAGCCGGATAAAATTGGCTTTCCTCTTGGCGGTTTAGATCAAGCCCCAAACAATAAGATTGAAGGACACTTCTTTGTCGGTTCAAAATCACCTTGGCATGAAATCGTCGATGACTTACCACAATATGAGGAGTTTCCTGGAGCGAGAAGCACGGTAAGAGCTACAGAGTAA
- a CDS encoding DUF2986 domain-containing protein encodes MNRKKKIKQILKQKAKKANDKLNPKRKPRYVSKAERARQEQQVEDQ; translated from the coding sequence ATGAATCGTAAAAAGAAAATCAAACAGATTTTGAAACAGAAGGCCAAAAAGGCCAACGACAAACTTAACCCCAAGCGCAAACCCCGCTATGTTTCCAAGGCTGAGCGCGCCCGGCAAGAGCAGCAAGTTGAAGATCAATAA
- a CDS encoding DUF2164 domain-containing protein: MKDIEFSKEQKERMVGKIKSYFADELDQEIGGFEAEFLIEFFARELGPYFYNRGIFDAQQVFNEKIDEAGYIIHELEKPEAY; encoded by the coding sequence ATGAAAGACATCGAATTTTCAAAAGAACAAAAAGAACGAATGGTGGGCAAGATTAAATCGTACTTTGCCGACGAGTTGGATCAGGAAATTGGAGGCTTCGAGGCCGAGTTCCTGATTGAATTCTTCGCCAGGGAATTGGGGCCATACTTTTACAATCGCGGAATCTTTGACGCACAACAGGTTTTCAACGAGAAAATCGACGAGGCTGGTTACATCATTCACGAACTCGAAAAACCCGAAGCTTACTAG
- a CDS encoding DUF6632 domain-containing protein yields the protein MDREERLKYLRIALIAFGIIFIAGVPAMMMFIWPSGWGWTPSQPEYEQMIMGIYATLGVFLILAAKDPMANASLIWFTVWSSIVHGGIMLAQAIADSTDRANLLGDVPALFLVAAVLWYLMPKKSDTR from the coding sequence ATGGATAGAGAAGAACGACTCAAGTATCTGCGTATTGCACTTATTGCGTTTGGCATCATATTTATCGCCGGGGTGCCGGCGATGATGATGTTCATCTGGCCTTCCGGTTGGGGATGGACGCCATCCCAGCCAGAGTATGAACAGATGATTATGGGAATTTACGCAACTCTGGGCGTATTCCTGATTCTTGCGGCAAAGGATCCCATGGCCAATGCGAGCCTTATCTGGTTTACCGTCTGGTCGAGCATTGTGCACGGTGGGATCATGCTGGCTCAGGCAATCGCTGACAGCACCGATCGCGCGAATCTGCTGGGAGACGTTCCCGCACTGTTCCTGGTGGCGGCCGTACTCTGGTATCTGATGCCGAAGAAATCGGACACCCGCTAG
- a CDS encoding helix-turn-helix transcriptional regulator, which translates to MDQGLKSPAAIAETLGLRLKQARLNRDLTQQEVAERAGLSRKAVLNAEKGKAQLEVVIAILQTLDLTAQLDHFLPPQPPSPIQLARLQGKQRQRASGQRRHRDGDKDEDTDTDGELPEW; encoded by the coding sequence ATGGATCAAGGACTGAAATCCCCCGCCGCCATTGCGGAAACCCTGGGCCTGCGCCTCAAGCAGGCACGCCTGAACCGGGACCTCACCCAGCAGGAGGTAGCGGAGCGCGCCGGCCTCAGCCGCAAGGCCGTACTCAATGCGGAAAAGGGCAAGGCGCAGCTGGAAGTCGTGATCGCCATACTGCAGACCCTCGACCTCACCGCCCAGCTCGACCACTTCCTGCCACCACAGCCGCCCTCTCCCATCCAGCTCGCCAGGCTCCAGGGCAAACAGCGCCAGCGGGCTTCCGGCCAGCGCCGGCACCGGGATGGAGATAAAGATGAGGATACGGACACAGACGGAGAGCTGCCCGAATGGTGA
- a CDS encoding MFS transporter — protein MKKQPKLPFWQVWNVSLGFLGVQFGFALQNANASRILSDLGADLHSLSLFWIVAPLMGLIVQPIVGSASDRTWSRFGRRNPYILFGAIAAALGMAFMPNAGIAVAFIAPILFGGVMLALMDAAFNVTMQPFRALVSDMVPSEQRTVGYSVQSLLINIGAVCGSMLPFILTNVIGLENTSRGGEVAPSVIWAFYIGASVLLGSVLWTVFRTKEYPPEEYNAYKGIDAEVVARELAERKSLAQRLVGFFSLLVNMPTTMRQLAVVQFFSWFSLFIMWVYTTPAITQHVWGVEAKWFDSHYLESVGEIPAHIAAAKGAAGDWVGIIFAAYSLFAAIFSVVLARVANRIGRKLTYALSLLLGGLGYMSFTLFQGGAATEVNLLITQVTVPSGAIGLLLPMVGVGIAWAAILAMPYSILSDSLPPSKTGVYMGIFNFTIAAPQIISALVAGPILAAVFDNQAIYIIMLAGVFMVCGAVSVCFVREEPLVVADVEGEPAVG, from the coding sequence ATGAAAAAACAGCCCAAACTTCCTTTCTGGCAGGTGTGGAACGTCAGCCTCGGCTTTCTCGGGGTGCAGTTCGGTTTTGCCCTGCAGAATGCCAATGCCAGCCGGATTCTCTCCGACCTGGGGGCAGACCTGCATTCACTGTCCCTGTTCTGGATCGTGGCGCCTCTGATGGGGCTGATCGTGCAGCCGATTGTGGGCTCTGCGTCTGACCGCACCTGGAGCCGCTTCGGCCGCCGCAACCCCTATATCCTGTTTGGTGCCATCGCCGCGGCGCTGGGTATGGCGTTTATGCCCAATGCCGGAATTGCGGTGGCGTTTATTGCGCCGATCCTGTTCGGTGGCGTGATGCTGGCGCTGATGGATGCGGCGTTCAACGTCACCATGCAGCCGTTCCGCGCACTGGTGTCTGACATGGTGCCCTCGGAGCAGCGCACTGTGGGCTATTCGGTACAGTCGCTGCTGATCAATATTGGCGCGGTATGCGGCTCCATGCTGCCGTTTATCCTTACCAATGTGATCGGCCTGGAGAACACCTCGCGCGGGGGTGAAGTGGCGCCGTCGGTGATCTGGGCCTTCTATATCGGTGCCTCGGTGCTGCTGGGCTCGGTGCTGTGGACCGTATTCCGCACCAAGGAGTATCCGCCGGAGGAGTACAACGCCTATAAAGGGATCGACGCGGAAGTGGTGGCGCGGGAGCTGGCGGAGCGCAAGTCGCTGGCCCAGCGTCTGGTCGGCTTCTTCAGCCTGCTGGTAAACATGCCCACCACCATGCGCCAGCTGGCGGTGGTGCAGTTCTTCTCCTGGTTCTCCCTGTTCATCATGTGGGTCTACACCACGCCGGCGATCACCCAGCATGTATGGGGTGTGGAGGCCAAGTGGTTTGATTCCCACTACCTGGAGTCGGTCGGTGAAATCCCGGCTCATATCGCTGCGGCCAAAGGTGCTGCCGGCGACTGGGTAGGTATCATCTTTGCGGCCTATTCCCTGTTTGCGGCCATCTTCTCGGTGGTGCTGGCGCGGGTCGCCAACCGCATCGGACGCAAGTTGACCTATGCGCTGTCGCTGCTGTTGGGTGGTCTGGGTTATATGAGCTTTACCCTGTTTCAGGGTGGTGCGGCTACTGAGGTAAATCTGCTGATCACCCAGGTTACCGTGCCCAGCGGTGCCATTGGCCTGCTGCTGCCGATGGTGGGTGTGGGGATTGCGTGGGCGGCGATTCTGGCGATGCCTTACTCAATCCTGTCCGATTCGCTGCCGCCGAGTAAAACCGGGGTCTATATGGGCATTTTCAACTTCACCATTGCCGCGCCACAGATTATTTCCGCACTGGTGGCGGGACCGATTCTGGCGGCGGTGTTCGACAACCAGGCCATCTACATCATCATGCTGGCGGGTGTGTTTATGGTGTGCGGAGCCGTGTCGGTATGCTTTGTGCGCGAGGAGCCGCTGGTGGTCGCGGACGTGGAGGGTGAGCCGGCGGTTGGTTGA
- a CDS encoding glycoside hydrolase family 31 protein: MKEKAHTKSPVLVKALGLGLFLAGALQPAVAADTREYQQHHLQSGALVIDTSDSQVTLTPLNSGALEVHYQREGLKQLPSFAIAPNRNDDSAQLKSDIHAQLSVSDDALRFALGGLTAVIHKSPFAIEYQRDGESLLAEEHGFFANQTMRGFRFALQESEKLIGGGQRVLGMDRRGHRLPLYNKAHYGYTTESEQMYFGLPAVMSSNKYILLFDNSATGTMDLGASEKDVMQFEAVAGRSSYIVVAGNSYPQLIENYVDVTGRQPMPPRWALGNFASRFGYHSEQEVRGVVEKFREEDFPLDAVVLDLYWFGPDIQGHMGNLAWDNHAFPTPVEMMADFREDGVNTILVTEPFVLSTSERWDSAVASNALAKNLAGQPKQFDFYFGNTGLIDVFSEDGRDWFWNIYRDLKQQGVAGWWGDLGEPEVHPSDTVHAIGMADEIHNAYGHRWAQMLFDNEQAASPDERPFIMMRAGFPGSQRFGMIPWTGDVARSWGGLKPQVELALQMGLLGFGYTHSDLGGFADGEKFDRELYIRWLQYGVFQPVYRPHAQEHIAPEPVFHDRKTRDILREYVKLRYRLLPYNYTLAFENSQTGMPLMRPLFFENEHTLALMDNKDAYLWGNDFLVAPITEEDIDAVNVQLPGGVWFDFWNDNQYSGDAARVEVDLKTIPVLVRAGAFIPSVADMKATRDYSSAYLRLDYYAHASVQQSSGYIYEDDGVTANAFAKGQYEKLLFAGERSEAGMTFNLKRQGEGYTGAPQNRVIELVLHNWQQLPANITAGEQTIRIVDRVQQFADNTAYYDKRKNTLQVKFHWNGEPLSVSVNH; this comes from the coding sequence ATGAAAGAGAAAGCACACACTAAGTCTCCCGTTCTGGTGAAAGCCCTGGGCCTCGGCCTGTTCCTGGCTGGCGCGCTACAGCCGGCGGTGGCCGCAGATACCCGTGAGTACCAGCAGCACCACCTGCAGAGCGGCGCCCTGGTGATCGATACCAGCGACAGCCAGGTCACCCTGACCCCACTGAACAGCGGTGCGCTGGAAGTCCACTACCAGCGCGAAGGGCTGAAACAGCTGCCCTCCTTCGCCATCGCCCCCAACCGGAATGACGATTCCGCGCAACTCAAGTCAGATATCCACGCTCAGCTAAGCGTCTCTGACGATGCCCTGCGCTTTGCCCTGGGCGGCCTCACCGCCGTTATCCACAAGTCCCCCTTCGCGATTGAATACCAGCGCGATGGAGAAAGTCTGCTGGCGGAAGAGCACGGGTTCTTCGCCAACCAGACCATGCGCGGCTTTCGCTTTGCACTACAGGAGAGTGAAAAGCTGATCGGTGGCGGTCAGCGGGTGCTGGGTATGGATCGTCGCGGCCATCGCCTGCCGCTCTACAACAAGGCCCACTACGGCTATACCACCGAATCCGAGCAGATGTATTTCGGCCTGCCGGCGGTGATGAGCAGCAACAAGTACATCCTGCTGTTCGACAACAGTGCCACCGGCACCATGGACCTGGGCGCCAGCGAAAAGGACGTGATGCAGTTCGAGGCGGTGGCCGGGCGCAGCAGCTACATCGTGGTTGCCGGCAACAGTTATCCACAGCTGATCGAGAACTACGTGGACGTGACCGGTCGCCAGCCGATGCCGCCACGCTGGGCGCTGGGCAACTTCGCCTCCCGCTTCGGCTACCACAGTGAGCAGGAAGTGCGCGGTGTGGTGGAGAAGTTCCGCGAGGAAGATTTCCCGCTGGACGCCGTGGTGCTGGACCTCTACTGGTTCGGCCCGGATATCCAGGGCCATATGGGCAACCTGGCGTGGGACAACCATGCCTTCCCCACCCCGGTGGAGATGATGGCGGATTTCCGCGAGGACGGGGTCAACACCATTCTGGTGACCGAGCCGTTTGTACTCTCCACTTCTGAACGCTGGGACAGCGCGGTGGCCAGCAACGCGCTGGCGAAAAACCTTGCGGGCCAACCCAAGCAGTTCGATTTCTATTTCGGCAACACCGGCCTGATCGACGTGTTTTCGGAAGACGGCCGCGACTGGTTCTGGAATATCTACCGCGACCTGAAACAGCAGGGTGTCGCCGGCTGGTGGGGCGATCTGGGCGAGCCGGAAGTACATCCTTCCGATACGGTCCACGCCATCGGTATGGCGGACGAGATCCACAACGCCTACGGTCACCGCTGGGCGCAGATGCTGTTCGACAACGAACAGGCGGCAAGCCCCGATGAACGTCCGTTCATCATGATGCGCGCCGGTTTTCCGGGCTCCCAACGCTTCGGCATGATCCCCTGGACCGGCGATGTGGCGCGCAGCTGGGGTGGTCTGAAGCCTCAGGTGGAACTCGCCCTGCAAATGGGCCTGCTGGGATTCGGCTACACCCATTCCGATCTGGGCGGCTTTGCCGACGGTGAAAAATTCGACCGCGAACTGTATATCCGCTGGCTCCAATACGGCGTATTCCAGCCGGTGTACCGCCCCCACGCCCAGGAACATATCGCTCCCGAGCCGGTATTCCACGATCGCAAGACCCGCGACATTCTCCGTGAGTACGTAAAACTCCGCTACCGCCTGCTGCCCTACAACTACACCCTGGCGTTTGAGAACAGCCAGACCGGCATGCCACTGATGCGCCCGCTGTTTTTCGAGAATGAACACACGCTGGCGCTGATGGACAACAAGGATGCCTACCTGTGGGGCAATGATTTCCTGGTGGCCCCCATTACCGAGGAAGATATCGATGCGGTCAATGTACAGCTGCCCGGTGGTGTCTGGTTCGACTTCTGGAATGACAACCAGTATTCCGGTGACGCGGCGCGGGTGGAAGTGGACCTGAAAACCATTCCGGTACTGGTGCGTGCCGGTGCCTTTATCCCCAGTGTTGCGGATATGAAAGCCACCCGTGATTACTCCAGCGCTTACCTGCGTCTGGACTATTACGCCCACGCTTCGGTGCAGCAGTCCTCCGGTTATATCTATGAGGACGACGGGGTTACCGCGAATGCATTTGCCAAGGGCCAGTACGAAAAACTGCTGTTTGCCGGCGAGCGCAGCGAAGCGGGTATGACGTTCAATCTGAAGCGCCAGGGCGAAGGCTACACCGGCGCGCCGCAAAACCGTGTGATCGAGCTGGTGCTGCACAACTGGCAGCAGCTGCCCGCCAACATCACCGCAGGCGAGCAGACAATCCGCATCGTGGATCGCGTACAGCAGTTCGCGGATAACACCGCTTACTACGACAAACGCAAAAATACCCTGCAGGTGAAATTCCACTGGAACGGCGAGCCACTCAGCGTCTCCGTAAACCACTAA
- a CDS encoding sugar porter family MFS transporter, whose protein sequence is MSTTVSSGAAVDAVPGVADSASGSNLSETNHGLVIAISGVATIGGFLFGFDSGVINGTVEGLQTAFNSDTAGTGFNVASMLLGCAIGAFFAGTLADKYGRKALLVASAIMFIVSAWGSGIATGSLEFVLYRILGGLAVGAASVMTPAYISEVAPAAYRGRLATVQQVAIICGLTAAFLSNYAIAKFAGASTDQFWMGYEAWRWMFWIELIPAAIFLIGLYFIPESPRFLVASGRGDAARSVLTRLFGARTAEEKTQEIRSSLAADHRPSLSDLKDAKTGKLRSIVWVGIGLAVFQQLVGINVVFYYGAVLWQSVGFTESDALLINVVSGVVSIAAVITALVLVDKIGRKPLLWFGSIGMAVTLAIMAVSFSQATLNESGALSLSDSVGTIALLAANAYVIFFNASWGPVMWVMLGEMFPNQIRGSGLAVSGLAQWLANFGITLSFPVLLVSIQLSGSYGIYALCAFISIFFVSKYVHETKGRELEQMQG, encoded by the coding sequence ATGAGTACCACCGTCAGCAGTGGTGCGGCCGTTGATGCCGTGCCCGGAGTCGCAGACTCCGCCTCTGGATCCAATCTTTCCGAAACCAATCACGGTCTCGTCATCGCCATTAGCGGCGTGGCCACGATCGGCGGCTTCCTGTTCGGGTTCGACAGCGGTGTGATCAATGGCACCGTGGAGGGCCTGCAGACCGCGTTCAATTCCGATACCGCAGGCACCGGCTTCAATGTAGCGTCGATGCTGCTGGGCTGTGCCATCGGTGCCTTCTTCGCCGGCACCCTCGCCGACAAGTACGGGCGCAAGGCACTGCTGGTGGCCTCTGCGATTATGTTTATTGTCTCCGCCTGGGGTTCCGGTATTGCCACCGGCTCGCTGGAGTTTGTGCTTTACCGCATTCTCGGTGGCCTGGCGGTGGGTGCCGCCAGTGTGATGACTCCGGCCTATATCAGTGAGGTGGCACCGGCGGCCTACCGGGGGCGCCTGGCCACGGTGCAACAGGTCGCGATCATCTGTGGCCTGACGGCGGCGTTCCTCAGTAACTACGCTATCGCCAAGTTTGCTGGCGCTTCCACCGACCAATTCTGGATGGGATATGAAGCCTGGCGCTGGATGTTCTGGATCGAACTGATCCCCGCGGCGATCTTCCTGATCGGCTTGTACTTTATTCCCGAGAGTCCGCGCTTCCTGGTGGCCAGTGGCCGCGGTGATGCGGCGCGCTCGGTACTGACCCGTCTGTTCGGCGCGCGCACAGCCGAGGAAAAAACCCAGGAAATCCGCTCCTCCCTGGCGGCGGACCACCGCCCCAGCCTGTCCGACCTGAAGGATGCCAAAACCGGCAAGTTGCGCAGTATTGTGTGGGTGGGGATTGGCCTCGCGGTGTTCCAGCAGCTGGTGGGCATCAATGTGGTGTTCTACTACGGCGCCGTCTTGTGGCAGTCCGTGGGCTTTACCGAGAGCGATGCACTGTTGATCAATGTGGTGTCCGGTGTGGTGAGTATTGCCGCGGTGATTACCGCGCTGGTACTGGTGGACAAGATCGGTCGCAAGCCGCTGCTGTGGTTCGGCTCCATCGGCATGGCGGTGACCCTGGCGATCATGGCAGTGTCCTTCTCCCAGGCCACGCTGAACGAGAGCGGCGCGCTGAGCCTGTCGGATTCCGTCGGCACCATTGCGCTGCTGGCGGCCAACGCCTATGTGATTTTCTTCAACGCCTCGTGGGGCCCGGTGATGTGGGTCATGCTGGGCGAAATGTTCCCCAACCAGATTCGCGGTTCCGGCCTTGCAGTGTCCGGATTGGCCCAGTGGCTGGCGAATTTTGGTATCACCCTGTCGTTCCCGGTTCTGCTGGTCAGTATCCAGCTTTCCGGCAGCTACGGCATTTACGCGCTGTGCGCCTTTATCTCCATCTTCTTCGTGAGCAAATACGTACACGAAACCAAGGGACGGGAGCTGGAGCAGATGCAGGGCTGA